One window from the genome of Spiractinospora alimapuensis encodes:
- a CDS encoding adenosylhomocysteinase, with the protein MASPHDVADLGLAEAGVRRIEWAARAMPALRRIRERFVEERPLEGLRVAACMHVTAETANLVRVLREGGAEVELAASNPLTTQDDTAAALVRDVGVAVYARSGLSATDYERNLRTVIDGGPHLLLDDGCDLVDLIHVERPDLLPGLIGGCEQTTTGVIRLRRMAAENALRIPMVAVNDTATKRMFDNRYGTGQSTLDGIMRATNTLLSGRTLVVAGFGFCGRGLAERARGMGARVVVTEVDPVKALDAAMQGYTVLPMTEAAAHGDVFVTVTGNRDVIRAEHIARMQDGAILANAGHFDVEIDLPGLEALAIDIRREVRPQADEYVLADGRRVILLAEGRLVNLTAAEGHPAAVMDQSFAVQALSTEWLATGTELAPGVHDVPDAIDTEVARLELGAMGLQIDTLSDEQIAYQRSWHH; encoded by the coding sequence ATGGCGTCCCCGCATGACGTCGCGGACCTCGGCCTCGCGGAGGCCGGGGTCCGCCGTATCGAGTGGGCGGCACGGGCGATGCCCGCGTTACGCCGGATCAGGGAACGGTTCGTCGAGGAGCGCCCCCTGGAGGGACTTCGCGTCGCCGCCTGCATGCACGTGACCGCGGAGACCGCGAACCTGGTGCGGGTCCTGCGGGAAGGCGGTGCCGAGGTGGAGTTGGCCGCCTCGAACCCGCTCACCACTCAGGACGACACCGCCGCGGCCCTGGTGCGCGACGTCGGAGTCGCGGTCTACGCCCGTTCCGGGCTCTCCGCGACCGACTACGAACGCAACCTGCGCACCGTCATCGACGGTGGCCCCCACCTGCTCCTGGACGACGGCTGCGACCTGGTGGACCTCATCCACGTGGAGCGGCCCGACCTCCTCCCGGGATTGATCGGTGGCTGCGAGCAGACCACCACCGGAGTGATCCGGCTACGCCGGATGGCGGCGGAGAACGCGTTGCGGATCCCGATGGTGGCCGTCAACGACACCGCCACCAAGCGCATGTTCGACAACCGGTACGGCACCGGGCAGTCCACCCTGGACGGCATCATGCGCGCCACCAACACCCTGTTGTCAGGGCGCACCCTCGTCGTCGCCGGGTTCGGGTTCTGCGGGCGCGGCCTCGCCGAACGTGCCCGGGGGATGGGGGCCCGCGTGGTCGTCACCGAGGTCGACCCCGTCAAGGCCCTCGACGCGGCGATGCAGGGCTACACGGTGCTGCCCATGACGGAGGCGGCCGCCCACGGCGACGTCTTCGTCACCGTCACCGGCAACCGTGACGTGATCCGCGCCGAGCACATCGCCCGCATGCAGGACGGCGCGATCCTCGCCAACGCCGGCCACTTCGACGTCGAGATCGACCTCCCCGGGCTGGAGGCCCTCGCCATCGACATCCGCCGCGAGGTCCGGCCCCAGGCCGACGAGTACGTCCTCGCCGACGGGCGGCGTGTGATCCTCCTCGCCGAGGGACGCCTCGTGAACCTGACCGCCGCCGAGGGCCACCCCGCCGCCGTCATGGACCAGTCCTTCGCCGTCCAAGCCCTCTCCACCGAGTGGCTCGCCACCGGCACCGAACTCGCCCCCGGTGTCCACGACGTCCCCGACGCGATCGACACCGAGGTCGCCCGCCTGGAACTCGGAGCCATGGGGCTCCAGATCGACACCCTCTCCGACGAACAGATCGCCTACCAGCGCTCCTGGCACCACTGA
- a CDS encoding MerR family DNA-binding transcriptional regulator — MGEVPIGDAAARLGTTPRMLRYRESLGLLPRTKELPSGRGHRHRRFSEGDLSAIEEGLRMEHDYDITPTALDFALQILADPSAMARVRAYGERVGRLRPPPTRALDFEKQKALRLLSERSQPR; from the coding sequence GTGGGCGAGGTCCCGATCGGGGACGCGGCGGCTCGCCTGGGCACCACTCCACGGATGCTGCGCTACCGCGAGAGTCTCGGCCTCCTTCCCCGCACCAAGGAGCTGCCCAGCGGGCGGGGACACCGGCACCGGCGCTTCTCCGAGGGCGACCTGTCCGCCATCGAGGAAGGGCTGCGGATGGAGCACGACTACGACATCACGCCCACCGCACTGGACTTCGCACTCCAGATCCTCGCCGACCCCAGCGCGATGGCGCGGGTCCGCGCCTACGGGGAACGGGTGGGCCGGCTGCGACCGCCGCCGACGCGCGCCCTGGACTTCGAGAAGCAGAAGGCGCTGCGTCTGCTCTCGGAACGCTCCCAACCACGGTGA
- a CDS encoding DUF4350 domain-containing protein — MSGPTPTTVVTPSLSRQWRRWRGPVAVIAALCGVALLLAWGTAGSQAEGDLDPEAVDSSGSRAVVSIVADQGVSVTPARDLDELNDAVTDDTLTVVTQSQRLDVDQLDELAAMPGDLLLVEPSAAALDTLAPGVAPAGEAARTTLEPRCSLPAADAAGAATVGAQVYTPRDSDDAEGTTTVEECYPSVGGAALLRLDVETGTGPDARERTVTVLSSGDPLRNGRLRDAGNAALALNLVGESADTVWFIPDRGISSGQSSVWDLLPRGFYLAVAQVGVAAVLLLLWRARRLGPLVHERLAVVVSATETTEGRARLYQARRASQRAADALRAGFLNRVRPVLGLTSSATREEILLTLTERSGRDRAEIESLLYGTQTNKGRSADADLVSFAEKLDELEREVLGGGRRG, encoded by the coding sequence ATGAGCGGCCCCACCCCGACCACCGTCGTCACGCCCTCGCTCTCCCGCCAGTGGCGCCGCTGGCGCGGCCCGGTGGCGGTGATCGCGGCACTGTGCGGCGTCGCCCTCCTGCTCGCCTGGGGTACGGCGGGGTCCCAGGCCGAGGGAGACCTGGACCCCGAGGCGGTCGACTCCTCCGGGAGCCGCGCGGTCGTCTCGATCGTCGCGGACCAGGGGGTGTCGGTCACCCCCGCTCGGGACTTGGACGAACTGAACGACGCCGTCACCGACGACACGCTCACGGTGGTCACCCAGAGCCAGCGTCTCGACGTCGACCAACTCGACGAGCTCGCCGCGATGCCCGGTGACCTGCTCCTGGTCGAACCCTCGGCCGCGGCGCTGGACACCCTGGCCCCGGGGGTCGCGCCCGCGGGGGAGGCCGCGCGCACGACGCTCGAGCCGCGCTGCTCGCTTCCCGCCGCGGACGCCGCCGGCGCCGCGACGGTGGGAGCCCAGGTGTACACGCCGCGGGACTCCGACGACGCGGAGGGCACCACCACCGTGGAGGAGTGCTACCCCTCAGTCGGCGGCGCGGCGCTGCTGCGGTTGGACGTCGAGACGGGGACCGGGCCGGACGCGCGGGAACGCACCGTGACCGTGTTGTCGTCCGGAGACCCGCTGCGCAACGGCCGCCTGCGCGACGCGGGCAACGCGGCGCTCGCGCTGAACCTAGTGGGAGAGTCCGCCGACACCGTGTGGTTCATCCCGGACCGGGGCATCAGCAGCGGCCAGTCCTCCGTGTGGGACCTGTTGCCGCGCGGGTTCTACCTCGCTGTCGCGCAGGTGGGGGTCGCGGCGGTGCTGCTGTTGCTGTGGCGCGCCCGCCGGCTGGGGCCCCTGGTGCACGAGCGGCTCGCCGTGGTGGTGAGCGCGACCGAGACCACCGAGGGACGAGCCCGGCTCTACCAGGCGCGGCGCGCGTCGCAACGCGCGGCCGACGCGCTGCGGGCGGGGTTCCTGAACCGGGTACGCCCGGTGCTGGGCCTCACCTCGTCGGCCACCCGCGAGGAGATCCTCTTGACCCTCACGGAACGCAGCGGACGCGACCGAGCCGAGATCGAGTCGCTGCTGTACGGTACGCAGACCAACAAGGGCAGATCCGCCGATGCTGACCTGGTGAGTTTCGCCGAGAAGCTCGACGAACTGGAAAGAGAGGTGCTGGGCGGTGGACGCCGAGGTTAA
- a CDS encoding AAA family ATPase, protein MDAEVKDGVPTPEEARQALVALRGEVAKAVVGHEETVAGLVVALLCRGHVLLEGVPGVAKTLLVRAVSAALDMDHKRVQFTPDLMPGDVTGSLVYDSRTSKFEFHEGPVFTNLLLADEINRTPPKTQASLLEAMEEHQVSVEGKPWPLPDPFVVAATQNPVEHEGTYPLPEAQLDRFLLELIVPLPGRDNEVEILHRHATGFDPGDLEQAGIKPVASAAHLAAARAAVAAVQTTPEVLGYIVDICRATRESPSLQLGVSPRGATALLRTSRAWAWLSGRDYVTPDDVKAMARATLRHRIALRPEAELEGSTADRLLAGVLAAVPVPR, encoded by the coding sequence GTGGACGCCGAGGTTAAGGACGGGGTGCCCACTCCGGAGGAGGCCCGCCAGGCGCTGGTGGCGCTGCGCGGCGAGGTCGCCAAGGCGGTCGTGGGGCACGAGGAGACCGTGGCCGGGCTCGTGGTGGCGCTGCTCTGTCGCGGGCACGTACTGCTGGAGGGTGTGCCCGGCGTGGCGAAGACCCTCCTGGTGCGGGCCGTCTCCGCGGCGCTGGACATGGACCACAAGCGGGTCCAGTTCACGCCCGACCTGATGCCCGGCGACGTGACCGGGTCACTGGTGTACGACTCGAGGACCTCGAAGTTCGAGTTCCACGAGGGCCCGGTGTTCACCAACCTGCTGCTCGCCGACGAGATCAACCGCACGCCGCCCAAGACGCAGGCGTCGCTGTTGGAGGCGATGGAGGAGCACCAGGTGTCGGTGGAGGGCAAGCCGTGGCCGCTTCCCGACCCGTTCGTGGTCGCCGCGACCCAGAACCCCGTCGAACACGAGGGGACGTACCCGCTTCCCGAGGCGCAACTGGACCGGTTCCTGCTGGAGCTGATCGTTCCGCTGCCCGGGCGGGACAACGAGGTGGAGATCCTGCACCGGCACGCGACCGGGTTCGACCCCGGTGACCTGGAACAGGCGGGGATCAAGCCGGTGGCGAGCGCCGCACACCTGGCCGCCGCGCGGGCGGCGGTCGCCGCGGTGCAGACGACGCCCGAGGTGCTCGGCTACATCGTGGACATCTGCCGGGCCACCCGCGAGTCGCCGTCCCTGCAGTTGGGGGTTTCCCCGCGTGGCGCGACGGCCCTGCTGCGGACGAGCCGCGCGTGGGCGTGGTTGTCCGGACGTGACTACGTCACCCCCGACGACGTGAAGGCCATGGCCCGCGCGACGCTACGCCACCGGATCGCGCTGCGTCCCGAGGCCGAACTGGAAGGCAGCACCGCCGACCGTCTGCTGGCCGGGGTGCTCGCGGCCGTTCCCGTACCGAGATAG
- a CDS encoding serine/threonine-protein kinase has product MSEPDPLSTTDPLTLGNYSLLGRLGKGGQGIVYLGRDEHGEDYAIKVLNEQWSQDAELRKRFEKEVRAAQKVQAFCTAAIHEADLEGEPPFVVSEYVPGPSLQEAVASEGPRRGASLQRLAISTATALVAIHQAGIVHRDFKPGNVLLGPDSPRVIDFGIARVVDGSATMTGSIMGTPSYMAPEQIEGGNVTDKVDVFAWGCVMAFASTGNAPFGADSVPAVVHRVVSANPDLSGVPDSLRPTVEACLDKDPNRRPSASELLMRLLGHDTGNAAPSADEAVAEGERASQRISRADLPGTHPPHGPTGGHMPHTGPGATMSGPQTPPPPHPMTGAHAPMPPPHPRTGPQGPYTPYPPPHVTQQPMRPMPPPQQQPTGWQPAMGRPPAQHMAPPGQAPQPPQAPQPPQSHDPVLSQGWVLPAVFIAIIILLLLIILIVFAS; this is encoded by the coding sequence ATGTCCGAGCCCGACCCCCTCTCCACGACCGACCCCTTAACGCTGGGCAACTACAGCCTGCTGGGTCGGCTCGGTAAGGGCGGCCAGGGGATCGTCTATCTGGGGCGGGACGAGCACGGCGAAGATTACGCCATCAAGGTACTGAACGAACAGTGGTCACAGGACGCCGAGCTCCGTAAGCGGTTCGAGAAGGAGGTCAGGGCCGCACAGAAGGTCCAGGCCTTCTGTACCGCCGCCATCCACGAGGCCGACCTCGAGGGCGAGCCGCCGTTCGTCGTCAGTGAGTACGTCCCCGGTCCCTCCTTGCAGGAAGCGGTGGCCTCCGAGGGTCCGCGACGGGGTGCCTCCCTGCAGCGTCTGGCGATCTCCACGGCGACGGCGCTGGTCGCGATCCACCAGGCGGGCATCGTGCACCGCGACTTCAAGCCCGGCAACGTGCTGCTGGGGCCGGACAGCCCGCGGGTTATCGACTTCGGGATCGCGCGGGTCGTGGACGGCAGCGCCACCATGACCGGCTCGATCATGGGCACGCCGTCCTACATGGCCCCCGAGCAGATCGAGGGCGGCAACGTCACCGACAAGGTGGACGTCTTCGCGTGGGGCTGCGTCATGGCGTTCGCCTCCACGGGGAACGCGCCGTTCGGCGCCGACAGTGTTCCCGCCGTGGTGCACCGAGTGGTCAGCGCCAATCCGGACCTGTCCGGTGTTCCCGACTCGCTGCGCCCGACCGTCGAGGCCTGCCTGGACAAGGACCCCAACCGTCGCCCGTCGGCGAGTGAGTTGCTGATGCGGTTGTTGGGGCATGACACCGGCAACGCCGCGCCCTCGGCCGACGAGGCGGTCGCCGAAGGGGAACGTGCCTCCCAGCGGATCTCCCGCGCCGACCTTCCCGGCACGCACCCTCCGCACGGACCCACCGGCGGCCACATGCCGCACACCGGCCCGGGGGCCACGATGAGCGGGCCGCAGACCCCGCCGCCACCGCACCCGATGACCGGGGCGCACGCGCCGATGCCGCCGCCACATCCACGGACCGGCCCGCAGGGGCCCTACACGCCGTATCCGCCGCCGCACGTGACCCAGCAGCCCATGCGGCCCATGCCGCCGCCACAGCAACAGCCCACCGGGTGGCAGCCGGCCATGGGGCGTCCTCCGGCGCAGCACATGGCGCCGCCGGGTCAGGCCCCGCAGCCTCCGCAGGCGCCCCAACCGCCGCAGTCCCACGACCCCGTGTTGTCGCAGGGGTGGGTGCTGCCGGCCGTCTTCATCGCGATCATCATCCTGCTGCTGCTGATCATCCTGATCGTCTTCGCCAGTTGA
- the ahcY gene encoding adenosylhomocysteinase has product MAFDYKVADLSLAEFGRNEIRLAEHEMPGLMATRREYGDSKPLRGAKIMGSLHMTIQTAVLIETLVELGAEIRWVSCNIFSTQDHAAAAVVVGPKGTPDNPQGVPVFAWKGETLEEYWWCTEQALTWPDGEGPNMILDDGGDATMLVHKGAEFEKAGAVPDPATADSEEFQVVLKLLQESLKKDSKKWTTIASRIKGVTEETTTGVHRLYEMHNEGKLFFPAINVNDSVTKSKFDNKYGCRHSLPDGINRATDVLIGGKTAVIAGYGDVGKGSAEALRGQGARVIVTEVDPICALQAVMDGYQVLTMEDVVETADIFVTTTGNFNIITADHMSRMKHQAIVGNIGHFDNEIDMFNLERIPGIKKLEIKPQVHEYQFPDGHSILVLSEGRLLNLGNATGHPSFVMSNSFTNQTIAQIELFTKTDEYPIGVYTLPKILDEKVARLHLDALGVKLTELSKEQAAYIGVDVAGPYKPEHYRY; this is encoded by the coding sequence ATGGCATTCGACTACAAGGTCGCCGATCTGTCTCTGGCCGAGTTCGGACGTAACGAGATCCGGCTGGCCGAGCACGAGATGCCGGGCCTGATGGCCACGCGTCGCGAGTACGGCGACTCCAAGCCGCTCCGTGGCGCCAAGATCATGGGCTCCCTGCACATGACGATCCAGACCGCGGTCCTGATCGAGACCCTGGTGGAGCTGGGCGCCGAGATCCGCTGGGTGAGCTGCAACATCTTCTCGACCCAGGACCACGCCGCGGCCGCCGTGGTCGTCGGCCCCAAGGGCACCCCCGACAACCCCCAGGGCGTGCCCGTCTTCGCCTGGAAGGGCGAGACGCTCGAAGAATACTGGTGGTGCACCGAGCAGGCGCTGACGTGGCCCGACGGTGAGGGCCCCAACATGATCCTGGACGACGGTGGCGACGCCACGATGCTCGTCCACAAGGGCGCCGAGTTCGAGAAGGCCGGCGCCGTGCCGGACCCCGCGACCGCGGACTCCGAGGAGTTCCAGGTCGTGCTGAAGCTGCTGCAGGAGTCCCTGAAGAAGGACTCCAAGAAGTGGACCACGATCGCCTCGCGGATCAAGGGCGTCACCGAGGAGACCACCACCGGTGTGCACCGCCTGTACGAGATGCATAACGAGGGCAAGCTGTTCTTCCCGGCGATCAACGTCAACGACTCGGTCACCAAGAGCAAGTTCGACAACAAGTACGGCTGCCGCCACTCCCTCCCCGACGGCATCAACCGTGCGACCGACGTGCTGATCGGTGGCAAGACCGCCGTCATCGCCGGCTACGGCGACGTGGGCAAGGGCAGCGCCGAGGCGCTGCGCGGCCAGGGCGCGCGCGTCATCGTGACCGAGGTCGACCCCATCTGCGCCCTGCAGGCCGTGATGGACGGGTACCAGGTGCTGACCATGGAGGACGTCGTCGAGACGGCCGACATCTTCGTCACCACCACCGGTAACTTCAACATCATTACCGCCGACCACATGTCCCGGATGAAGCACCAGGCCATCGTCGGCAACATCGGGCACTTCGACAACGAGATCGACATGTTCAACCTGGAGCGGATTCCAGGGATCAAGAAGCTCGAGATCAAGCCGCAGGTGCACGAGTACCAGTTCCCCGACGGCCACAGCATCCTCGTGCTGTCCGAGGGCCGGCTGCTCAACCTGGGCAACGCCACCGGGCACCCCAGCTTCGTCATGTCGAACAGCTTCACCAACCAGACGATCGCGCAGATCGAGCTGTTCACCAAGACCGATGAGTACCCGATCGGCGTCTACACGCTGCCGAAGATCCTCGACGAGAAGGTCGCGCGGCTGCACCTCGACGCGCTCGGCGTGAAGCTCACCGAGCTGAGCAAGGAGCAGGCCGCCTACATCGGTGTGGACGTGGCGGGCCCTTACAAGCCGGAGCACTACCGGTACTGA
- a CDS encoding Trm112 family protein: MSAQIDDWLLDILACPKSRAPLRLDSEAEELVCDESGLAYPIRDGIPVLLVEEARVVNEA, from the coding sequence ATGAGCGCACAGATCGACGACTGGCTGCTGGACATCCTCGCCTGCCCCAAGAGCAGGGCTCCGCTCCGGCTGGACAGCGAGGCCGAGGAGTTGGTCTGCGACGAGAGCGGGCTCGCCTACCCCATCCGGGACGGGATTCCGGTCCTGTTGGTGGAGGAAGCGCGCGTCGTCAACGAGGCCTGA
- a CDS encoding DUF397 domain-containing protein has product MTTWHTSSYSYSYSYGNGGDCVEVAETPHTVLVRDTQHRHLGHLTLPATEWQAFLDAVRRDEL; this is encoded by the coding sequence ATGACGACGTGGCACACCAGTAGCTACAGCTACAGCTACAGCTACGGCAATGGCGGAGACTGCGTCGAGGTCGCCGAAACCCCACACACAGTCCTCGTCCGCGACACCCAGCACCGCCACCTCGGCCACCTCACCCTCCCCGCCACCGAATGGCAAGCCTTCCTCGACGCCGTCCGCCGCGACGAACTGTGA
- a CDS encoding SH3 domain-containing protein, with amino-acid sequence MSPVHVVAIADHEIPTRPALRIAPGDVAEVGENDTTWPAFVFVTTASGTGWVPERHLGTERPTTTVVTAYNTRELPVSAQDELTVHEDDPESGWSWCTNRDGHAGWVPHTVLRNSED; translated from the coding sequence GTGTCCCCTGTCCACGTCGTCGCCATCGCCGACCACGAGATCCCCACCCGTCCGGCGCTTCGGATCGCCCCCGGCGACGTCGCGGAGGTGGGCGAGAACGACACCACATGGCCGGCCTTCGTGTTCGTCACGACGGCCTCCGGCACTGGTTGGGTCCCCGAACGCCACCTCGGCACCGAGCGCCCCACCACGACGGTCGTCACCGCCTACAACACCCGAGAGCTCCCCGTCTCAGCTCAGGACGAGCTCACCGTGCACGAGGACGACCCCGAGTCGGGGTGGAGCTGGTGCACCAACAGAGACGGCCACGCCGGCTGGGTCCCCCACACCGTGCTCCGCAACAGCGAGGACTGA
- a CDS encoding stage II sporulation protein M yields MDLDLFVAANRRDWDRLDSLTKRRRRLTGAEVDELMELYQRVSTHLSVVRSGGLDPALAARLSGLVARARAAIVGGHVSAWREVGRFFTETFPAAVYRLRWWWLTAGAAFILFATGVGAWVARNPDVQAALATPDEIQNLVEHEFANYYVEYDSAAFAAQVWTNNALVAAQCLVLGVFLMLPVLYVLALNAANVGVLGGFMFANDRGDIFLGLLLPHGMLELTAVFVAAGVGLKVGWSLIEPGARTRGRALAEEGRSGIAVALGLVAVLFVSGLIEGFVTGYVHITWLRISIGAAALGLFLVYVFTLGRTAAQRGVSGDIMERPANAPVVG; encoded by the coding sequence GTGGATCTCGACCTGTTCGTCGCCGCGAACCGACGCGACTGGGACCGCCTGGACAGCCTGACCAAGCGCCGTCGTCGCCTCACCGGGGCCGAGGTCGACGAGCTCATGGAGCTGTACCAGCGTGTCTCCACCCACCTTTCGGTCGTCCGTTCCGGCGGACTGGACCCAGCCCTCGCCGCACGGCTGTCGGGGCTGGTCGCTCGGGCCCGCGCCGCGATCGTCGGTGGTCACGTGTCCGCGTGGCGCGAGGTCGGCCGCTTCTTCACCGAGACGTTCCCGGCCGCCGTCTACCGGCTGCGCTGGTGGTGGCTGACAGCCGGAGCGGCGTTCATCCTGTTCGCGACGGGCGTCGGCGCCTGGGTGGCGCGAAACCCGGACGTGCAGGCCGCGCTGGCCACGCCCGACGAGATCCAGAACCTCGTGGAGCACGAGTTCGCCAACTACTACGTCGAGTACGACTCCGCCGCCTTCGCCGCCCAGGTGTGGACGAACAACGCGCTCGTGGCGGCGCAGTGCCTTGTGCTCGGCGTGTTCCTGATGCTTCCCGTGCTGTACGTGCTCGCGCTCAACGCGGCGAACGTGGGAGTACTGGGCGGGTTCATGTTCGCCAACGACAGGGGCGACATCTTCCTCGGCCTCCTCCTCCCACACGGCATGTTGGAGCTCACCGCGGTGTTCGTCGCCGCCGGAGTGGGACTCAAGGTGGGGTGGAGCCTGATCGAACCCGGGGCGCGCACCCGAGGCCGAGCCCTGGCCGAGGAGGGCCGCTCCGGAATCGCGGTCGCGCTCGGTCTCGTCGCGGTGCTCTTCGTCTCCGGCCTCATCGAGGGCTTCGTGACCGGCTACGTCCACATCACCTGGCTCCGCATCTCCATCGGCGCCGCCGCCCTCGGCCTGTTCCTGGTCTACGTCTTCACCCTCGGCCGCACCGCCGCCCAACGCGGAGTCAGCGGCGACATCATGGAACGCCCCGCCAACGCACCCGTGGTGGGCTGA
- a CDS encoding DUF58 domain-containing protein — MAITGRAVLLAVLSAPLAWLLAPLGGWGVFLGLTGVVVALILLDTALAASPRRVGLTHDGDSSVRLGESASVRLVVVNESGRRLRAVVRDAWPPSAHATPRTHTVDVPAGRRRAVGMTLTPSRRGDQHASGVTIRSLGPLGLGARQATHAAQWTVRGLPPFKSRRHLPGKLARLRELDGQQRALVRGQGSEFDSLREYIPGDDVRSIDWRATARSTSMVVRTWRPERDRRILLVLDTSRTSAGRVGDTPRLDHSMDAALLLATLAAKAGDRVDMLAYDRQPRARVEAHGRGSGVEALVRAMAPLEPELLELNAPGLVTSVLTSQPKQRHLVVLLTDLNAAALEDGLLPRLPALTARHLLLVAAVSDPRVDEMAQGRGDARSVYEAAAAEHTRAERRRLTTELQRHGVEVIDAPPDKIAPALADAYIELKAAGRL, encoded by the coding sequence GTGGCGATCACCGGCAGGGCCGTACTCCTCGCGGTGTTGTCCGCGCCCCTTGCGTGGCTGCTCGCACCGTTGGGCGGCTGGGGCGTCTTCCTGGGCCTCACCGGCGTGGTGGTGGCGCTGATTCTGCTCGACACCGCGCTGGCGGCCAGTCCCCGACGGGTGGGGCTGACCCACGACGGTGACAGCTCGGTGCGGCTGGGTGAGTCGGCGTCGGTGCGCCTCGTCGTCGTGAACGAGTCCGGGCGCCGGTTGCGGGCGGTCGTGCGGGACGCGTGGCCACCGAGTGCGCACGCGACCCCGCGCACCCACACCGTCGACGTCCCGGCGGGGCGGCGGCGGGCCGTCGGGATGACGCTGACCCCGTCCCGGCGGGGGGACCAGCACGCCTCCGGTGTGACGATCCGCAGCCTCGGGCCGCTGGGGCTCGGTGCCCGGCAGGCCACCCACGCGGCGCAGTGGACCGTGCGGGGCCTCCCACCCTTCAAGAGTCGCCGACACCTCCCCGGAAAGTTGGCGCGGCTGCGGGAATTGGACGGCCAGCAACGGGCGCTGGTCCGGGGGCAGGGCAGCGAGTTCGACTCGCTGCGGGAGTACATCCCCGGCGACGACGTGCGCTCGATCGACTGGCGGGCCACCGCGCGTTCGACGTCGATGGTGGTGCGGACCTGGCGACCGGAGCGGGACCGGCGGATCCTGCTCGTCCTGGACACGAGCCGGACCTCGGCGGGCCGGGTCGGGGACACCCCCCGGCTGGACCACTCGATGGACGCGGCCCTGCTGCTCGCCACCCTGGCGGCGAAGGCGGGCGACCGAGTGGACATGCTCGCCTACGACCGACAACCCCGCGCCCGGGTGGAGGCGCACGGCCGGGGTAGCGGCGTCGAGGCCCTGGTCCGGGCGATGGCCCCGCTGGAGCCCGAACTGCTGGAGCTGAACGCCCCCGGACTGGTGACCAGCGTGCTCACCAGCCAACCCAAGCAGCGCCACCTCGTGGTGCTCCTGACCGACCTCAACGCCGCGGCCCTGGAGGACGGCCTCCTCCCGCGTCTGCCGGCCCTGACCGCCCGTCACCTGCTGTTGGTGGCGGCGGTGTCCGACCCGCGCGTGGACGAGATGGCCCAAGGCCGCGGCGACGCCCGCAGCGTCTACGAGGCCGCGGCGGCCGAACACACCCGCGCCGAACGCCGCCGCCTCACCACCGAACTCCAACGCCACGGCGTGGAGGTCATCGACGCCCCACCCGACAAGATCGCCCCCGCGCTCGCCGACGCCTACATAGAACTCAAGGCCGCGGGCCGGTTGTGA
- a CDS encoding RDD family protein, with amino-acid sequence MSETWAHDRGPEQEPVVTGDAVVLDLPPAGFATRMVAIAIDVAVQAILLFCVIVLGAVLTATAVSGASITAILTALQVLVIIGYPTLCETLTRGRSLGKAALGLRVVGTDGSPERFRQALARALTGLVELWMTFGVVALITSLLNPNGRRIGDFLGGTIVVQERAPSRTTGTVPMPDRMVHWAATAELSQIDDKSLAMAQQYVQRYNELVDPARHTMGVQVAMAVARRVTPPPPPNTSPVEFLSAVLAERRRREQTRLTEMTARREDRG; translated from the coding sequence GTGTCCGAAACATGGGCGCACGATCGTGGCCCGGAGCAGGAGCCGGTGGTCACCGGGGACGCTGTCGTCCTGGATCTCCCTCCGGCGGGGTTCGCGACCCGCATGGTCGCGATCGCCATCGACGTGGCCGTGCAGGCGATCCTGTTGTTCTGTGTGATCGTTCTCGGCGCGGTCCTCACGGCGACCGCCGTCAGCGGCGCCTCGATCACCGCGATCCTCACGGCGCTGCAGGTGTTGGTCATCATCGGCTATCCGACACTGTGCGAGACGCTCACCCGCGGCCGCAGCCTGGGCAAGGCCGCCCTGGGCCTTCGGGTGGTGGGCACCGACGGGTCCCCGGAACGCTTCCGGCAAGCCCTGGCCCGCGCCCTCACGGGGTTGGTCGAGCTGTGGATGACCTTCGGCGTCGTCGCCCTGATCACGTCGCTGCTGAACCCCAACGGGCGCCGTATCGGTGACTTCCTCGGCGGGACGATCGTCGTACAGGAACGCGCCCCCAGCCGCACGACCGGCACGGTCCCGATGCCGGACCGGATGGTCCACTGGGCGGCCACCGCGGAGCTGTCGCAGATCGACGACAAGAGCCTGGCCATGGCCCAGCAGTACGTGCAGCGCTACAACGAACTCGTGGACCCCGCCCGGCACACCATGGGAGTCCAGGTCGCGATGGCCGTCGCCCGCCGCGTCACCCCTCCTCCCCCACCGAACACGAGCCCGGTGGAGTTCCTGTCCGCCGTGCTCGCCGAGCGCCGCCGGCGGGAGCAGACGCGCCTCACCGAGATGACCGCCCGCCGCGAGGACCGCGGCTGA